The Thiorhodovibrio litoralis genome includes a window with the following:
- a CDS encoding type II toxin-antitoxin system VapC family toxin produces the protein MSADHRAYLDTSALAKWYLNEPGSDDFVAFLQGLDVAVISSLTVTEMRSLLSRRRRMGDLPVELETLLFSAFLEDIDRGWLQRYTMDDARFAEATNLIVRHPEHPLRTLDALHLSLAAHAGIAMLATADAVMANAATSMGFEVVRF, from the coding sequence ATACCAGTGCGCTGGCGAAGTGGTACCTCAATGAGCCCGGTTCTGACGATTTTGTGGCGTTTCTTCAAGGCTTAGACGTGGCAGTGATCAGCAGCCTGACCGTTACGGAAATGCGGTCTTTGCTCAGTCGTCGACGGCGCATGGGCGACTTGCCGGTTGAACTCGAGACCCTGCTTTTTTCGGCCTTTCTCGAGGATATTGATCGCGGGTGGCTGCAACGCTACACGATGGATGATGCCCGGTTTGCTGAGGCGACGAACCTGATTGTGCGCCACCCTGAGCATCCTTTGCGTACGCTTGACGCACTCCACCTGTCGCTGGCAGCCCATGCTGGGATAGCGATGCTGGCAACGGCCGATGCGGTGATGGCTAATGCTGCAACGAGCATGGGTTTTGAGGTTGTTCGCTTTTAG
- a CDS encoding endonuclease/exonuclease/phosphatase family protein — MLDLDGRPLRACSIHLDANWSELRAADGQFHLTSMELAQLAWAEFFGQTSRRLAVQALIWQLRGERQMPTLLGGDFNTLPWSSTIRTISRSLRDTAWLTKTYLRGTYHDLSESFQPRIDYLFVSRNVQARQTQVVSCPTGDHYPVRTELRTPACWAALRHGEAATLEHDAALGRERFATVIDVGANKGQFAVYTRLRWPRARKKLKPASNVSRDCGSM, encoded by the coding sequence GTGCTCGACCTCGACGGGCGTCCGCTGCGGGCGTGCTCCATCCATCTTGACGCAAATTGGTCGGAGTTGCGCGCTGCGGATGGACAGTTTCACCTGACCAGCATGGAGCTGGCGCAGCTCGCTTGGGCGGAGTTCTTCGGCCAGACCTCTCGGCGCCTGGCCGTACAAGCTTTAATTTGGCAGTTGCGGGGCGAAAGACAAATGCCGACGCTGCTCGGCGGCGATTTTAATACCCTCCCCTGGTCTTCCACCATTCGAACCATCAGCCGCTCATTGCGCGACACGGCCTGGTTGACCAAAACCTACCTGCGGGGGACCTATCACGACCTCTCCGAATCGTTCCAGCCTCGCATCGATTATCTGTTTGTTTCCCGTAATGTGCAGGCACGGCAAACGCAGGTGGTCTCTTGCCCGACCGGAGATCATTATCCCGTGCGAACCGAGTTGCGAACGCCGGCTTGCTGGGCGGCGCTGCGACACGGCGAAGCCGCCACTTTGGAGCACGATGCAGCGCTCGGGCGCGAGCGATTTGCCACCGTCATCGACGTCGGCGCCAACAAGGGTCAATTCGCCGTTTACACCCGGCTGCGCTGGCCGCGTGCGCGGAAAAAGCTGAAGCCAGCATCAAACGTCTCACGGGATTGCGGCTCGATGTGA
- a CDS encoding glycosyltransferase, which translates to MVPQDPAGAAFAVPSKIYSIMAAARPFIATAEPGSPLDQLRAASDAFVTCPPNDPTAFADAVERLIADPAERARLGANGRAYVERHAGRAAALRAYQEMITNPVSPDEIYEPKKACKSPSINRMISSKCRR; encoded by the coding sequence ATGGTGCCGCAAGATCCCGCTGGTGCCGCATTCGCGGTGCCGAGCAAGATCTATTCGATCATGGCTGCGGCGCGCCCCTTCATCGCCACCGCCGAACCCGGCTCGCCGCTCGATCAACTGCGCGCCGCCTCCGATGCTTTCGTCACCTGCCCGCCCAATGACCCGACTGCCTTCGCCGACGCCGTCGAACGTCTGATCGCCGATCCAGCTGAGCGCGCCCGCTTAGGCGCCAATGGTCGCGCCTATGTCGAGCGCCACGCCGGTCGCGCGGCCGCGCTGCGCGCCTATCAGGAGATGATCACGAATCCGGTCAGTCCTGACGAGATCTATGAGCCAAAAAAGGCATGCAAATCGCCATCAATCAACCGAATGATTTCGTCGAAATGCAGACGGTGA
- a CDS encoding Rpn family recombination-promoting nuclease/putative transposase: MPEPLAITDLLDPKNDYVFFRVFSEEPDLLVDLISVVRSDEPPIVEANLLNPRLTPERLSGKSLILDLRAIDERGQRYNIEMQVRRFAHWSGRGILYLARLLSEQLDAGAEYRRLKPVIGIHLLDFTLFEAPEQADQALWCFEMRDRERPEVRLGRELQLNIIELRKADRLGQLPERLSAWIAYFEHWREESTMSNPYPPVQRAIEKLRELSADEEARYWAEARAKALSDEASLLSDAREEGRQEGRQEASRNTARSLIGLGVLTDVQIAQATGLTVAQVEALRTKETD, from the coding sequence ATGCCTGAGCCCCTCGCCATCACCGACCTGCTCGATCCCAAGAACGACTATGTCTTCTTCCGCGTGTTCTCCGAGGAACCCGATCTGCTCGTCGATCTGATCAGCGTGGTGCGCAGCGACGAGCCGCCGATCGTCGAGGCCAATCTGCTCAACCCGCGCCTCACGCCCGAGCGGCTCAGCGGCAAATCGCTGATCCTCGACCTGCGTGCCATCGACGAGCGCGGTCAACGCTACAATATCGAGATGCAGGTGCGCCGGTTTGCGCACTGGAGCGGGCGCGGCATCCTCTATCTGGCGCGGCTGCTGAGCGAGCAGCTCGACGCGGGTGCGGAATATCGGCGCCTTAAGCCAGTGATCGGGATCCATCTGCTCGACTTCACCCTGTTCGAGGCGCCGGAGCAGGCCGACCAAGCGCTCTGGTGTTTCGAGATGCGCGACCGTGAGCGTCCCGAGGTGCGTCTTGGGCGCGAGCTGCAATTGAACATCATCGAGCTGCGTAAGGCCGACCGGCTCGGACAGCTGCCCGAGCGCCTGTCGGCCTGGATCGCCTACTTCGAACATTGGCGGGAGGAATCGACCATGAGCAATCCCTATCCCCCGGTGCAGCGGGCCATCGAGAAGCTGCGTGAGCTGAGCGCCGACGAAGAGGCGCGCTACTGGGCCGAGGCGCGTGCCAAGGCGTTGAGCGACGAGGCTAGCCTGCTGTCGGATGCGCGTGAGGAAGGACGCCAGGAAGGACGCCAGGAAGCGTCTCGCAATACAGCCCGGAGCCTCATTGGGCTTGGCGTCCTGACCGATGTTCAGATCGCTCAGGCCACGGGGCTGACTGTCGCGCAGGTGGAGGCGTTACGCACGAAGGAGACCGATTGA
- a CDS encoding RpnC/YadD family protein produces the protein MEASDNVFALVVMAQIRAKVTDDAETLKRWKFRLMRLMYERGYERALIVELFRLIDWMIRLPEELEAEFRRELYAYEEQYQMPYVTTVERAGIEKGKIVGMQQGEATILMMQLEEKFGSDSLAAHRERIVAADPEELLQWSKRILTAETPETVFH, from the coding sequence TTGGAAGCGAGCGACAACGTCTTCGCCCTGGTGGTGATGGCGCAGATCCGCGCCAAGGTCACCGACGATGCCGAGACGCTGAAACGCTGGAAATTCCGCCTGATGCGCTTGATGTATGAGCGTGGCTACGAGCGCGCGCTGATTGTCGAACTCTTCCGGCTGATCGATTGGATGATCCGCCTGCCTGAAGAGCTGGAAGCGGAATTTCGCCGAGAACTCTATGCCTACGAGGAGCAATATCAAATGCCATACGTGACGACTGTTGAGCGAGCGGGGATTGAGAAGGGGAAGATTGTGGGGATGCAGCAGGGCGAAGCCACGATCTTGATGATGCAGCTGGAAGAAAAATTCGGCTCAGATTCGCTCGCAGCGCACCGCGAGCGCATTGTGGCAGCCGACCCTGAAGAACTCCTGCAATGGTCCAAACGCATCCTCACCGCCGAGACGCCCGAGACAGTTTTTCACTGA
- a CDS encoding endonuclease/exonuclease/phosphatase family protein — MAQRWGVIVVIIAVLCVAGSAPEGHSPAAQDDARPAATLTAMTFNVGDPSRQGFPVDTLAECILRDGRPDILLLQEASGCRAAMQLPARLGYHHSLAASADSIRGSGLCVLTNLPIIGSNEYTLPDEGKWAGALCAVLDHQGRKVRACSVHLDANWSDMRAADGRFELTIREWAKILWAEFFAPTSRYLAARELVERLQLDSALPTLLGGDFNTVPWSYPIRTINRSFRDASWLTRSYLEGTYHKLPGPLQPRIDFVFVSPSLQSTQAEVVQCPTGDHYPVRANVRLSGEPLH; from the coding sequence GTGGCCCAACGCTGGGGCGTGATTGTGGTGATTATCGCTGTCCTGTGCGTTGCTGGCTCGGCGCCAGAAGGTCACTCGCCGGCGGCGCAGGATGACGCGCGGCCAGCCGCCACCCTGACGGCCATGACCTTTAATGTTGGCGATCCCAGCCGCCAAGGATTCCCTGTCGATACCCTGGCCGAGTGCATCCTGCGCGACGGGCGCCCGGATATCCTCCTGCTGCAAGAAGCCTCTGGGTGCCGTGCCGCGATGCAACTGCCGGCGCGCCTCGGCTATCACCACAGCCTGGCAGCGTCAGCCGATTCCATTCGCGGGAGTGGGCTCTGCGTCTTGACCAACCTGCCCATCATCGGCAGCAACGAGTACACCTTGCCCGATGAAGGCAAATGGGCTGGCGCCTTGTGCGCTGTGCTCGATCACCAGGGGCGCAAGGTACGCGCCTGCTCCGTGCACCTCGACGCCAACTGGTCGGACATGCGCGCCGCCGATGGGCGCTTTGAGCTGACCATCAGGGAATGGGCCAAGATCCTCTGGGCGGAATTCTTCGCGCCCACATCACGCTACCTTGCAGCGCGGGAACTGGTTGAACGGCTCCAGCTCGACAGTGCACTGCCAACCCTGCTCGGCGGGGATTTCAACACCGTCCCGTGGTCCTATCCGATCCGCACCATCAACCGGTCGTTTCGCGATGCCTCGTGGCTGACAAGAAGCTATCTGGAAGGCACCTATCACAAACTCCCTGGCCCTCTTCAACCGCGAATCGATTTTGTCTTTGTTTCGCCATCACTTCAATCAACACAAGCTGAGGTAGTGCAATGCCCCACCGGTGACCACTACCCGGTGCGGGCCAACGTGCGGTTATCAGGTGAACCGCTGCACTGA
- a CDS encoding FkbM family methyltransferase, whose amino-acid sequence MHIATRADSSSLLALGERQKTIFGMEESGLLRVPIQRLDACIIPPVVRPSLLKIDVQGFELEVLKGATALLPEIDTIYVEASDVELYQGQALHAEIEDFLVAAGFRVAGHFNAQFEQGERVQADWLFRRM is encoded by the coding sequence ATGCATATCGCCACCCGTGCCGACTCCTCCTCCCTGCTCGCCTTGGGCGAACGACAAAAGACCATCTTTGGCATGGAGGAGTCCGGTCTGCTGCGCGTGCCCATCCAACGACTCGACGCCTGTATCATCCCGCCCGTGGTGCGGCCGAGCTTGCTCAAGATCGATGTCCAGGGCTTTGAGCTGGAAGTGCTCAAAGGCGCCACTGCACTCCTGCCGGAGATCGACACCATCTATGTGGAAGCCTCAGACGTGGAGCTTTACCAAGGCCAAGCCCTGCATGCCGAAATCGAAGACTTTCTGGTCGCGGCCGGCTTTCGCGTTGCCGGGCACTTCAATGCGCAGTTCGAGCAAGGCGAGCGCGTTCAAGCCGATTGGTTGTTTCGTCGGATGTGA
- a CDS encoding DUF4351 domain-containing protein — protein sequence MLNLVTPIQETRAYQSIFAEGEAKGEAKGEAKGKATTLKRQIKRRCGHLSVEAERRIDAAPVAQLDVWLDAIFDGDSVDSLLGLER from the coding sequence ATGTTGAATCTGGTAACCCCCATTCAAGAGACCCGCGCCTATCAATCCATCTTTGCCGAGGGCGAGGCCAAGGGCGAGGCCAAGGGCGAGGCCAAGGGCAAAGCGACCACCCTCAAGCGGCAGATCAAACGTCGGTGCGGTCATCTATCCGTTGAGGCCGAGCGGCGCATCGACGCCGCCCCGGTCGCGCAGCTCGATGTCTGGCTCGATGCCATTTTCGACGGCGACAGCGTGGACAGCCTACTGGGGCTGGAGCGTTAG
- a CDS encoding Rpn family recombination-promoting nuclease/putative transposase, translating to MTTTPTPHDCFFRENFVRPAIARDVLRHVLPDELLADVDLERLVISPDTFVTEALRKIYSDLIYQIPYRDSTLSVYLLFEHKSQPEHWVLLQILRYIVASGELYRDQNPKAKTLPPIFPLVLYHGQKHWRAPAHFHELIDPLPEALKPFVPQFGYALHDISARSGTEIKGAVLSRLIQLALRHIHSNRPVEQVRELLQLITQVNRDETAIAVLESLLRYYVQGTGRLDERQARALLEQTFSGEPLMETFIDRYIAQGEQRGEQRGKQLGQAITLLRQIERKFGPPSEPIRERITEANADTLMEWTDRILDARSLDEVLH from the coding sequence ATGACCACCACGCCAACACCGCATGACTGTTTCTTCCGCGAAAACTTCGTGCGCCCGGCCATTGCGCGTGATGTCCTCCGTCATGTGCTACCGGACGAACTGCTCGCCGATGTCGATCTGGAGCGGCTGGTCATCTCCCCCGATACCTTCGTCACCGAGGCGCTGCGCAAGATCTACTCTGACCTGATTTACCAGATTCCTTATCGCGACAGCACCCTGTCGGTCTACCTGCTGTTCGAGCACAAAAGCCAGCCCGAGCACTGGGTGCTGCTGCAAATCTTGCGCTACATCGTCGCCAGCGGCGAGTTGTACCGCGACCAGAACCCCAAGGCCAAGACCCTGCCGCCCATTTTTCCGCTGGTGCTCTACCATGGCCAGAAACACTGGCGCGCGCCCGCGCACTTCCACGAACTGATCGACCCACTGCCCGAGGCGCTCAAGCCCTTCGTGCCCCAGTTCGGCTATGCCCTGCACGACATCTCGGCCAGGAGCGGCACCGAGATCAAGGGCGCGGTCTTGTCCCGACTAATCCAACTCGCGCTGCGCCATATCCATAGTAACCGTCCCGTCGAGCAAGTCCGCGAATTGCTGCAACTCATCACCCAGGTCAACCGCGACGAGACCGCGATAGCGGTACTTGAATCCTTGCTGCGCTACTATGTCCAAGGAACAGGCCGCCTTGATGAACGACAAGCGCGCGCCCTGCTTGAACAGACCTTCTCCGGAGAACCACTGATGGAAACCTTCATCGACCGCTACATTGCCCAAGGCGAACAGCGTGGTGAACAGCGTGGCAAGCAACTCGGCCAAGCCATCACCCTGCTGCGTCAAATCGAGCGAAAGTTCGGCCCGCCCAGCGAGCCCATTCGCGAGCGGATCACCGAAGCCAACGCCGACACTCTGATGGAATGGACTGACCGTATCCTCGACGCCCGGAGTCTCGATGAAGTGCTGCATTGA
- a CDS encoding IS110 family RNA-guided transposase has protein sequence MKKFSKQPVATIGIDLAKNSVHVLGVDAQGEVVFSRKLARHALSAFIAQQPPCRVAMEACGSAHHWARTFQGLGHEVVLIAPQHVKPFVKTNKNDDADAEAICEAAQRPRQRFVPIKSVEQQDIQAIHRMRSQVIGQRTALVNQARGLLAEYGIVMPQGRAAAMRRLPKILEDAENGLSERFRAELHGLLEELRHLDARVVHFDAQIKTVADTSESAQLLRTIPGIGPLVATALLATLGDQWELFNNGRALAAWLGLVPRQHSTGGKARLLGISKRGDVYLRQLLIHGARAHRLGGGDHWQGLRPVARRAHEAGGRDGVTPHRPRTITFNQPLNGR, from the coding sequence ATGAAGAAGTTTAGCAAACAACCCGTCGCCACCATCGGGATCGATTTGGCCAAGAATAGCGTACACGTTTTGGGCGTTGATGCCCAAGGCGAGGTCGTCTTCAGCCGCAAGCTCGCGCGCCATGCCTTGAGTGCCTTTATTGCCCAGCAGCCGCCGTGTCGTGTCGCCATGGAAGCCTGCGGCAGCGCGCATCACTGGGCACGCACCTTCCAAGGTCTTGGCCATGAGGTGGTGCTAATCGCGCCGCAGCATGTGAAGCCCTTTGTGAAGACCAACAAAAACGACGACGCCGATGCCGAGGCGATCTGCGAAGCGGCCCAACGCCCCCGGCAGCGGTTTGTGCCGATCAAGAGCGTTGAGCAACAAGACATTCAGGCCATCCACCGCATGCGCTCGCAGGTCATCGGTCAGCGCACCGCGCTGGTCAATCAGGCGCGTGGGCTGTTGGCCGAATACGGCATCGTCATGCCGCAAGGACGCGCGGCGGCCATGCGTCGGCTTCCTAAAATCCTTGAAGACGCCGAGAATGGACTGAGCGAGCGCTTTCGTGCCGAGCTGCACGGGCTCCTTGAAGAACTCCGTCACCTCGATGCGCGCGTCGTTCACTTCGATGCGCAAATCAAGACTGTCGCCGACACCAGCGAGTCGGCCCAGCTGTTGAGGACGATCCCCGGCATCGGCCCCTTGGTGGCCACCGCCTTGCTCGCTACCCTGGGCGATCAGTGGGAGTTGTTCAACAACGGCCGGGCGCTGGCGGCCTGGCTTGGACTGGTGCCACGACAGCACTCCACCGGCGGGAAAGCGCGGTTGCTTGGCATTAGCAAGCGCGGAGATGTGTATCTGCGCCAGCTCTTGATCCATGGCGCCCGCGCGCATCGCCTGGGCGGTGGTGACCACTGGCAAGGCCTTCGACCCGTCGCGCGGCGCGCTCACGAAGCCGGCGGCCGTGACGGCGTAACGCCACACCGGCCACGAACAATCACGTTTAACCAGCCCTTGAACGGGCGATAA
- a CDS encoding IS110 family RNA-guided transposase: MTTAAVQTPKTTLYLALELSNKTWKLGFSNGEKIRIKTIEARDLPALHEQIEIAKGKLGLSADCVIESVYEAGRDGFWIHRTLESWGIHSRVVDSASIQVNRKKRRVKTDRVDVEALLVQLMRYLGGEKKALAVVNVPSAGAEDRMRLNRERERLIRERGAHSSRIKSLFIAQGLVIERLNDTVIDTLDHLCTATGEPLGADLKEEIRREYQRYCLADEQIRAIEQEQKRRVEQATDVSHQQVARMLELKGIGWVSSWILVMEFFSWRGFRNRQQLAACAGLTPTPYASGDDQRDQGISKAGNRRIRALMVELSWLWLRYQPDSALSRWYRERFATGGKRMRRIGIVALARKLLIALWRYLEQGEIPDGAVLKAG; the protein is encoded by the coding sequence ATGACCACTGCCGCTGTCCAAACGCCGAAGACCACCCTCTATCTGGCCCTTGAGCTGAGCAACAAAACCTGGAAGCTGGGCTTCAGCAACGGCGAGAAGATCCGCATCAAGACCATCGAAGCGCGCGATCTTCCCGCCTTGCACGAGCAGATCGAGATCGCCAAGGGGAAGCTTGGACTCAGCGCGGATTGTGTCATTGAAAGCGTTTACGAAGCCGGCCGGGATGGATTCTGGATTCATCGTACATTGGAATCCTGGGGGATTCACAGCCGCGTGGTCGACTCGGCCAGCATTCAGGTCAACCGCAAGAAGCGGCGCGTGAAGACCGACCGGGTCGACGTCGAAGCGCTGCTGGTGCAGCTCATGCGGTATCTTGGCGGAGAGAAAAAAGCCCTCGCGGTGGTGAACGTCCCCAGTGCCGGGGCCGAGGATCGGATGCGGCTGAACCGCGAGCGCGAGCGACTGATCCGCGAACGTGGCGCCCACAGCTCCCGAATCAAATCGCTCTTCATCGCCCAGGGTCTCGTCATCGAGCGTCTCAACGACACCGTCATCGATACTCTCGATCACTTGTGCACCGCCACCGGCGAGCCCCTTGGCGCCGACCTCAAAGAAGAGATCCGCCGCGAATACCAGCGCTATTGCTTGGCTGATGAGCAAATCCGCGCCATCGAGCAAGAACAAAAGCGCCGCGTCGAGCAAGCCACCGACGTCTCCCACCAGCAAGTCGCACGCATGCTCGAGCTCAAAGGCATCGGCTGGGTTTCGAGCTGGATCTTGGTCATGGAATTCTTCAGCTGGCGCGGCTTTCGCAATCGCCAGCAGCTGGCCGCCTGTGCCGGGCTCACCCCCACGCCCTATGCGAGCGGTGATGATCAGCGCGACCAAGGCATCAGCAAGGCCGGCAACCGGCGCATCCGCGCGCTCATGGTTGAACTGTCCTGGCTGTGGTTGCGCTATCAGCCTGACAGCGCCCTGAGCCGCTGGTACCGCGAGCGCTTTGCCACCGGCGGCAAACGCATGCGTCGCATCGGCATCGTCGCCCTGGCGCGCAAGCTGCTCATCGCCTTGTGGCGCTATCTCGAACAGGGCGAGATCCCAGACGGCGCGGTGCTCAAAGCCGGCTAA
- a CDS encoding type II toxin-antitoxin system RelE/ParE family toxin: MPRLIWSPTALRDVQRLHRFLAPKSLAVAKRAVKAIRQGVKIIEQQPGLGRPVEDMDAEFRDWIIDFGDSGYVVRYRVASDIIIILAVRHQREAGF; the protein is encoded by the coding sequence ATGCCACGGCTGATATGGTCACCTACCGCGCTGCGTGATGTGCAGCGCCTTCATCGATTTCTTGCACCAAAGAGCCTCGCCGTTGCCAAGCGGGCGGTGAAAGCGATTAGACAAGGGGTCAAGATAATTGAACAACAGCCGGGGCTGGGTCGCCCGGTTGAGGACATGGACGCTGAGTTCCGGGATTGGATCATCGACTTCGGTGATAGCGGTTATGTGGTCCGCTATCGCGTCGCCAGCGACATCATCATAATCCTGGCTGTGCGGCATCAGAGAGAGGCGGGCTTCTGA
- a CDS encoding CopG family ribbon-helix-helix protein, translating into MTVTTVRPVAIKIDEDIKARLKRLAEARQRTSHWLMREAITQYVDREERRESFRQDSLQAWEAFRSTGLHVTAEEADGWLTTLEQGDDVEPPECHG; encoded by the coding sequence ATGACTGTTACGACCGTTCGTCCTGTGGCGATCAAGATTGACGAAGACATCAAAGCTCGACTGAAACGTCTAGCCGAAGCGCGTCAGCGCACTTCTCACTGGCTGATGCGTGAGGCAATTACGCAATATGTCGATCGGGAAGAAAGACGGGAGTCATTCCGCCAGGACAGCTTGCAGGCGTGGGAAGCGTTTCGCTCGACCGGATTGCATGTGACAGCCGAAGAAGCCGATGGCTGGCTGACCACACTCGAACAGGGCGACGATGTCGAGCCACCTGAATGCCACGGCTGA
- a CDS encoding DUF1640 domain-containing protein: MMSKQKGIAAAYCDASGEAEIATNRDIERLEAQLVRVDKRFAGEMTLMKWMLGILLGGVVALVLKSFFP, from the coding sequence ATGATGAGCAAGCAAAAAGGCATTGCTGCTGCCTACTGTGACGCATCGGGCGAGGCGGAGATCGCGACGAACCGGGACATCGAACGCTTAGAGGCACAGCTAGTCAGGGTCGATAAGCGATTCGCAGGCGAAATGACGCTCATGAAATGGATGTTGGGTATTTTACTTGGTGGCGTCGTGGCATTGGTCTTAAAATCGTTTTTCCCTTGA
- a CDS encoding O-linked N-acetylglucosamine transferase, SPINDLY family protein encodes MGLSDDQAAERLRADQLDILIETSGHTEDNRLGILARRVAPVQAHYVGYFASTGLSAMDYFIGDNVLIPPEHDGHFVEQVWRLPRTRYAYDPMNQCPEPRWQPDPDGRLWLGSFNNLAKVRAQSLALWAQAMHALPEAMLLLKDKKADDPLVQARILEAMHSHGISRERIGFFSRTPSWSEHMALYNHIDIALDTIPFNSATTACDALWMGTPLVTLLGDQLAGRQAASILTGLGRSKWIARDADEFVAIVTALARDTKQRRHIRATQREQMQASELCDGKGLARALEQSFEQMFRRWQSA; translated from the coding sequence GTGGGCCTGAGCGACGACCAAGCCGCCGAGCGCTTGCGCGCCGATCAACTCGACATCCTGATCGAAACCAGTGGCCACACCGAAGACAACCGCCTCGGCATCCTCGCGCGCCGCGTCGCCCCGGTTCAGGCCCATTACGTTGGCTACTTCGCCAGTACCGGGCTCAGCGCCATGGATTACTTCATCGGCGATAACGTGCTGATCCCACCCGAGCACGACGGCCATTTTGTCGAACAAGTCTGGCGCCTGCCGCGCACCCGCTACGCCTACGACCCAATGAACCAATGCCCCGAGCCACGCTGGCAGCCCGACCCGGACGGGCGCCTGTGGCTCGGCAGCTTCAACAATCTCGCCAAGGTGCGCGCCCAAAGCCTGGCGCTCTGGGCACAGGCTATGCACGCGCTGCCGGAGGCTATGCTCCTCCTCAAGGACAAAAAAGCCGATGATCCCCTGGTGCAGGCGCGCATCCTCGAGGCTATGCATAGCCACGGCATCAGCCGCGAGCGAATCGGCTTCTTTTCCCGCACCCCCTCCTGGAGCGAGCACATGGCGCTTTACAATCACATCGACATAGCATTGGATACCATTCCCTTCAACAGCGCCACCACCGCCTGCGACGCCCTCTGGATGGGCACCCCACTGGTCACTCTGCTTGGCGATCAACTCGCCGGACGCCAGGCGGCCTCCATCCTCACCGGCCTCGGGCGTAGCAAGTGGATAGCGCGCGATGCCGATGAATTTGTGGCCATCGTCACCGCGCTGGCACGGGATACCAAGCAACGCCGCCACATCCGCGCAACTCAGCGCGAACAGATGCAAGCCAGCGAGCTGTGCGACGGCAAAGGCCTCGCCCGCGCGCTGGAGCAGAGCTTCGAGCAGATGTTCCGGCGCTGGCAAAGTGCCTGA
- a CDS encoding tetratricopeptide repeat protein, translated as MGPRSTEALAARCDRATPEQAIAIAIASAFTAQHPEQPFGWTMLAESHYRAGDYESAATAAEQSARLNSDSASAHSNLGVMLKKLGRFNEAEVVLRRALQCNPDFIAAYVNLGSVLRELYRFAEAETVCQRAITLAPDLTEPVNNLGNVFKDAGRYPEAEALYRQVIARAPDNGEAYSNLGALLMDQGRPKDAEPILRRAIALKPGDVMAHTKLALVLADLDRTEEAEIASRHALALDPSHALAYGNLLYLLAYAGRCSGEAMCREARRWNRAALDDDGQRHASAHVFHRAPAAGRPLRVGILSAEFGAHVVACFLNSWLWEIDPRHVELLCIRSSGAATRTRKPSSSAPRPGPRWWA; from the coding sequence GTGGGACCGCGAAGCACCGAAGCCCTTGCCGCCCGTTGTGACCGGGCAACGCCAGAGCAGGCCATCGCCATCGCCATCGCCAGCGCATTCACCGCGCAACACCCCGAGCAACCCTTCGGCTGGACCATGCTGGCGGAGAGTCATTACCGTGCCGGCGACTATGAGTCAGCGGCAACTGCAGCCGAGCAGTCCGCGCGTCTCAATTCAGACAGTGCCTCGGCCCATTCCAACCTTGGTGTCATGCTCAAGAAACTTGGCCGATTCAACGAGGCCGAAGTCGTCCTGCGTCGAGCGCTCCAGTGTAATCCTGATTTCATCGCCGCCTACGTCAATCTCGGCAGCGTGCTGCGCGAGCTTTACCGCTTCGCCGAGGCTGAGACCGTCTGCCAGCGGGCCATCACACTGGCCCCGGACCTGACAGAGCCGGTCAATAATCTCGGTAATGTGTTTAAGGACGCCGGACGCTACCCGGAAGCCGAGGCGCTCTATCGGCAGGTTATTGCCCGCGCGCCGGACAATGGCGAGGCCTATTCCAACCTCGGCGCCCTGCTGATGGACCAGGGCCGCCCGAAGGACGCCGAGCCCATCCTGCGCCGCGCCATCGCGCTCAAGCCCGGGGATGTCATGGCTCACACCAAGCTCGCGCTGGTGCTGGCCGACCTCGACCGCACCGAGGAAGCGGAAATCGCCTCGCGCCACGCCCTGGCGCTCGACCCCAGCCACGCGCTGGCCTACGGCAACCTGCTCTACCTGCTCGCCTACGCCGGGCGTTGCAGTGGCGAGGCCATGTGCCGCGAAGCGCGCCGGTGGAATCGCGCCGCGCTCGATGATGACGGACAACGCCATGCCAGCGCGCATGTCTTCCACCGCGCCCCGGCGGCTGGCCGGCCACTGCGCGTCGGCATCCTGTCAGCCGAATTCGGCGCCCATGTGGTGGCCTGCTTCCTCAACTCCTGGCTGTGGGAGATCGACCCCAGGCACGTCGAATTACTCTGTATTCGGTCAAGCGGCGCAGCGACCCGCACGCGCAAGCCTTCGAGCAGCGCGCCCAGGCCTGGACCTCGCTGGTGGGCCTGA